From the Cryptococcus depauperatus CBS 7841 chromosome 7, complete sequence genome, the window ACAAGTACAAGTAAGCATAATGTGTGGATTTAAACATTTCAAATTCATATTCGCTTAGTTGTGCCCTCAATAGATAGTACAAAGAATCCAACCCATTTCTTGACCTACAAAACCACGAATTATTTCGAGATCAACGACAGAGTTCTCAGCTGGGTTGCGCAATTATAATACAATTCAGTAAACCTCGCCTATCTTACCAGTAGAGCTGTTTCCTACACTCTGACCGGGAGTGATACCCTCAGCCATCTCGTGTGAAGCAGAAGTGTTTGGGTAAGTGCTAGTGGTTGTATCACCATACGAAGTAGACAACTGATGAGTAGTGCCAGTCGGCTCAACGGCGGTGTCTCTTGCATCAGTAGCAAGCTGTTGATTAGGATGTTGGccaattttgaagattgaagTGTGAGGTGTACCGCGCTTCGCGTTGTCTGGTGCATTACCTGCGGCCTGAAGGATGTAATGATGCAAAAGCTCAGCCTCGCTGAGATTGCCCAGTATCAGCGCGAAGACAGACATATAAATCATGAACAATATGTACCCTTTGGCACCAATCCAGTCTTTATCAAACTCGAACCTGATGCAGCCAGATTGTGGAGAATTGTCAGACCTGCTTGTCCCTATAGGTTCATTTTGACCAGTGCTTGCATTGATCTATTAACATTAGCTAAAATCTCATAAATTGGTCGCAACATGACGTACCATGACATTAACATACCATGCctcgctcttcttcttaccACTCAACTCtggcttctttccaacGTTTGAGAGTGGAGCGATGATAGCTCCAAGTTTTTCTCCATGTACAACTCCGGGCCAGCCTAGCTCAGCACTGCTGTTTACATTGGTCGCCCCTTCCATGTTGGCTTCTTTAGGTGCAACCATCTCTCCTCTATCAGTTTGGTCGCCGATACTTTCCTCAGCAGCACTGGTAGAACCGGGCGCCACCTCAGAAACGATGTTTCCTTTGGTTGTAGCTGAGCCCCGACGAAAGAGGTTCTTGACCTTGGATGTGAAGCCTTGGTTTTCATTATCTTCCGCAACGGCAGACTCTTTAGAGCTTGTGCCAGCCATACGACTTGAATGAGATGGTATGGCAGTTGATAGAGGCGGCGGCGGAGTAGTCAGTAGAGGGTTAGGAGGCTGAGtgagagggaaaaggacTAGATGCGTCTAAAAGTATATTTGTCAGCCAACTGCATATTTTAACAAAAAGATTCTGACCTCATTCACACCCGCCTGGACCCTCCAGTACCACCTAGATTCGCCTTTATCACTTTCCTTGGCTCCACCGAAGCTCAACCTCCTCCCATTATTCATAGTGCCATCACCAAAAGAGCTTTTTCTTCGACCGCCCGAGATAACACGAGCGAGTGTACTGCCAGCAGtgctttcatctctttcggatccaaaagaagagcgGCGAGGTTTTCCTTCTGGCAGGTTACCCAAACAAATGGTAGCTTGACATGGATAAAGATTCTTGGGCGTGGTTATATGCTGAGTGTTATTGTTTGGGATGAATTCCATTATCGTCAATCTTTGTACAATTCACAAATGGATTAGCCACTGTAAAGAATAAGACATAACAACAGGAGAGCTCCAGTAAACTTGCAAGTATATATGGCCAGGATGATTCATGGGAATGTCGATGACGATGAACCCAGAGATCTATCCTTGACATCACCTGACGGTGATTTTGACGCTTCAGGATAAAATTGCAATAAGGGATTGATATTTTCGCAGTGACGCAATAGAGCGTCAGCGAGAGTGTCCCTTTCTTGCTATGTCGGCTGGCACATCCAAGTTTTAACTGATAAGATAGAAGGTTGGAGTATTTGGAAATGTATAAATGACAATTCAATCGATAAATGCAACGGACcaaaaaagtggaggtgaGATTGAGGGAAGGAtaaattacgtaatttcTTGTAGTGGCCGTTTTATTATAAGAAGCGGAGTTTAGTTGAACTCCATGTCAACAACAGGACATTTGTCCATCTTTACcgtttttatttttttatttctttcaattttgAGGCGCGAAAAAATCTTTTAAAGTCGCTGCCAGGAAGGACTGACTATGCTGGCAACAATAACTTGATTAGGAGCTTCCGATCTGTCCCAAAATCACTCTTGACAGAGCGATAACCACCATCCAAGGAGCTGAAATAGCTGAATGCCTCCAAGATTACGAGCTCGACATCTTATCGAGCTGAATCAGCTGAGATCACTTTTGCCATGGGCCAAAGAAGCGAGGTATAACTCCTACTCAGCCATGATTACGCAAGCAGCTGCTACAAAAAACAACCACAAGCTGGGAGAAGGAAGTACCAAAAGAGATTTGAAGACATGTCGTTCGAGCTTGCTGAAAGGTGAGATTTAAATATGGCTTGTCTATCTATGTTGTATTCATGCGCTCATGACAAACAGACACATCTCGAGCTTTAAATGCAAGACAATCATCAAACACGACTATTGTTCATCGTCTTTTATCAACCCCTAATCCACCACTTCCATCAGCGATTCTGATCCATCTTCTTAATCATCCTTCACATCTTACGCGATCTTCTGGAAATCTTCTCATCGCTTACGCTAAACGTTTTAACGATGTTAAAACTCAAAAATCATCCCTTCAGCTCATGATCGATAGAAATATCGTACCATTGGGGCATCGAGGGCGATTAAAAAGTatgagaaatgaaaagggACTTAAGAGAAATGACGAGAGGATAAAGTGGTGGGCAGGAAAGATGTGGTCACCTATACCTGCTTTGGAGGACCCTCAACGGTATACCACAGACCAACTTTTAGGACGGCTGCATCACTTGTTGATAAATAAAGAAGCACCATGTTTCGAGAAGGCTTGGACTCTCTTGGGAAACGCAACAGATTTTCAACCGACATTatatggaaaaggaaaggagaaggaaggaaaCAGCTTGTCCTACTCTGGTCTTGCGTTGCTCAACCTATACATGTCCTATCTTGACATGTTGCCACAATTTTCTCCCCTCGACTTGTTAAACACTTACCAGTCTCTGacaacttttcctcctAACCGGCAAACCTTGCACCTTTCTGTGTTGTCTGTGCTTCCATATGAAATTAAGATGGAAGTCGAGCAAGTAACAGCAAACGTGCTGTCTATCATTTCTAGATTCGCCATTTTGAATATCACGCCTGATCTAGAAACATGGCGATATATGGGCCGATTTGCCGTCTTTCATGATATCCGAGATCTTGGCAAATTAGCTTTCGAAGGATGGTTCGCAATTCTCCCTCAAACTCCCTCGGCACCAGTCTCTTCCTTTACATTCCAGGGTCTAGAATATAAAGCTGTTGGAGAACCAAGGATGGTATTTTACCATACGGGAACAAGGAAGAAGCGTTGGGGGAGGGTgttggagagaatgaaagagaaaggatgGGTTACCGAGGTAgacaagacaagagaaagctgGGGATATGTTTGGAAGAATGATGCTGGgcaagaggaggaagactTGAGTCAGTGTGCTGGGAAAGAGGACAGAATTATCagagaagatgagtttgaggaTCGAAAAGAGGGGGAGAGAACCGAAACAAAGCAAGGAAATTGGCGAGCGTTAGCCCAGCAACGACATCACGTAATGCCCCAACTGGCAACGTTcctccttcatcctcaagGAACTAGTCACCTTCCGTCCCATTTGCCTCATTAGACTGATTCCTCGCCTTGCATATAAAATGAATCCTCACACTTGATTCGGCAAAACACCAATGTATCGTTCCCCAATACAGATATTGGAACACCAAAGGTCAAGACATGGGAATTCCCTATATATCTAGTACGCGTCTTATCTCTTGTCGGGTTCAGTGATAGAGACTAACAAAatcccatctctctcttgatAGCCCACTCGACACCCTCTTCAACGTCGTCTGTAATGACTGTGGGTATATGCTCTGGAACTTCACCGTGAGTGTCATGGAAGACTCCAGTACGAACGAGGATAGAATTCCAGCCATGAGCATTGGCGCCTGCGATGTCGGAATGAGGGTTATCACCAACCATGTAGCTTTTTATGCATCAGCATTAAAGATAGTGCACTGTCGCAATTGTGATCCAATATGACGGACTCACACGCTAAGAGGAACGTTTGCGTCTCGTCCTACGGATTTGAGATACTGGCGCAAGGAGTGTTCGGAAAAGTCATATGTAGCTTTGAATGGTTTGCCATATTGAGTGTAAGGAAGGTTTAGTCCAGTGGTTGCCTGTTTTTGTCACCATCGTCGCAAGTCTAAAAATCATGAGATATACAAACCTTGTAGATGGCATCCAGCCCAATTCGAAAAGCACCTTGACCTAATCTTAGAATCGGCCAGTCTCTGTTGTCTGTCAACTTTGAGACTAAATAACTCCAAAAAGGTTCCTTGAGACGTACGATCTCCATTCAACGTCTGCATTGCTCATAATCAACTCTATCGATTCATTTTCTCCCTTTCCGCACTCTGCTCTTGTCCCCAAATAGCCTCCTTGAGAGTTTAGGAGGTCAAGAATAAGTGTGGTATCTCTCCCCCAGTCATGGGAGTCGTGCATAACAAACATGGCAGAGAACCGAATTTTGGAAAAGTCTTGCGGCTTTTCAAAGATTACAGAGAATGAGTAAAGAGcagagggaaagagagcACACCTACCCGAGCAAAAGCCTGTTCTTCTTGGGTCAATCTCGTACGATCCCAAATTGATGGTTTCCATgcaatgatatcttgtGGTATATGGACATTCTGAAGTCCATATCTTGACTTCGCCATCAGCACCTGGGCGGTTCAACCAAGCAATGACCCACGACTCGGCCACCTCTCTACAGTTCTCACCTTCACCTCCAATGACCAACACatgcttttctttatatctttgCGCATGCTCTCTCATAGGCGTATGGCTTTGGACAAGCTGATTGGGAGTCAACCTAACTCCAAGCTCAGATGAGAGCATCTCCAGTCGCTTGTGGTCGGGCACCCCTCCACTATTAGTGATCAAAAGGAACGGGATAGGCCtgtatgttttgttggCAACTAGAGGCGTTAATCTCGTGCACGGAAAGATACACACTTGGGCAAACgtccatcttctcctgtcAATAGTCTGAGTACACGTTTCGCTTGAGGCAACACATTATCGTGGCCTTGCTTTAAAACTCCATCCTTCAGATGATTTCATCAGCCAGACACATCCATACTCTTAACTTTTTTCCCTGCCACATTCAAACTTACGATATCAAAAGTAAAGGCAAGCTTCTCAGGAAAGGCTCCACCAGCAAAAGCTACAAATTACATTAGATGGTAGCACCAAGCATCCAGCGTAGTAGCCAACGTGCTATTGAGCCTTC encodes:
- a CDS encoding TIGR01456 family HAD hydrolase, whose amino-acid sequence is MLRLQRRLNTFAGGAFPEKLAFTFDIDGVLKQGHDNVLPQAKRVLRLLTGEDGRLPKPIPFLLITNSGGVPDHKRLEMLSSELGVRLTPNQLVQSHTPMREHAQRYKEKHVLVIGGEGENCREVAESYGLQNVHIPQDIIAWKPSIWDRTRLTQEEQAFARPQDFSKIRFSAMFVMHDSHDWGRDTTLILDLLNSQGGYLGTRAECGKGENESIELIMSNADVEWRSDWPILRLGQGAFRIGLDAIYKATTGLNLPYTQYGKPFKATYDFSEHSLRQYLKSVGRDANVPLSVYMVGDNPHSDIAGANAHGWNSILVRTGVFHDTHGEVPEHIPTVITDDVEEGVEWAIKREMGFC